In Gemmatimonas sp., one genomic interval encodes:
- a CDS encoding GreA/GreB family elongation factor: protein MFQELIAQMAREVEKLQFELNVTLPAEIRKAVELGDLKENSEYKAALERQQFVQARLGQLTQRVTKLANIDITQIPADKVGLGSKVVVTDEVTTQLETYELVFGDAGELHDGHVTMGSPIGRALQGKAVGDMCILKLPTKVRRLLIVELYTIHDRNAADLV, encoded by the coding sequence ATGTTCCAGGAACTGATCGCCCAGATGGCACGCGAAGTCGAGAAGCTGCAGTTCGAGCTGAACGTCACGCTGCCCGCGGAAATTCGCAAAGCCGTCGAACTCGGCGACCTCAAGGAAAACAGCGAGTACAAGGCGGCGCTGGAGCGGCAGCAATTCGTGCAGGCGCGACTGGGGCAGCTCACGCAGCGCGTAACCAAGCTGGCCAACATCGACATCACGCAGATTCCCGCCGACAAGGTGGGGCTCGGGTCGAAGGTGGTCGTGACCGACGAAGTCACGACACAGCTGGAGACCTATGAGCTCGTCTTCGGCGATGCCGGCGAGCTGCACGACGGCCATGTGACCATGGGCTCTCCCATTGGCCGCGCGCTGCAGGGCAAGGCCGTCGGCGATATGTGCATTCTCAAGCTGCCCACCAAGGTGCGACGGCTGCTCATTGTCGAGCTGTACACGATTCACGATCGCAACGCCGCCGACCTCGTCTGA
- a CDS encoding TIGR00730 family Rossman fold protein translates to MLTEDEKLLQAPREEATAFTRSDPWRVMRITSEFVEGFDALSDVQKGVTIFGSARTGPDDPMYEAARETARLLASQGFSILTGAGPGIMEAANRGAKDVDGHSVGCNIELPFEQGANPYVDTLVNFRYFFVRKTMFIKYSNAFIIFPGGFGTLDELFEALTLIQTGKIYQFPVVLFGTHYWAGLVRWITSRMAAEGKISPGDLDLLLLTDDPREAAQAVIDAHDAQTAGRLRKDEG, encoded by the coding sequence ATGCTTACGGAGGACGAAAAGTTGCTGCAGGCGCCACGGGAGGAGGCGACGGCCTTCACCCGCTCCGACCCGTGGCGCGTCATGCGTATCACGTCCGAGTTCGTCGAGGGGTTCGACGCGCTCTCCGACGTGCAGAAGGGCGTGACGATTTTCGGGTCTGCCCGTACCGGTCCGGACGACCCCATGTACGAGGCGGCGCGGGAAACGGCGCGGCTCCTCGCGAGTCAGGGGTTCTCCATCCTCACCGGCGCCGGACCAGGCATCATGGAGGCGGCCAATCGCGGGGCCAAGGACGTGGATGGGCACTCGGTAGGATGCAACATCGAGCTCCCGTTCGAACAGGGTGCCAACCCCTACGTCGATACGCTGGTGAACTTTCGTTACTTCTTCGTGCGCAAGACGATGTTCATCAAGTACTCCAATGCCTTCATCATTTTCCCGGGCGGCTTCGGGACGCTCGATGAACTGTTCGAGGCGCTCACGCTCATCCAGACGGGGAAGATCTATCAGTTCCCCGTGGTCCTCTTCGGCACACACTACTGGGCGGGGCTCGTCCGCTGGATCACCTCGCGCATGGCTGCCGAAGGCAAGATCTCGCCGGGGGATCTCGATCTGCTGCTCCTGACCGATGACCCGCGGGAAGCGGCGCAGGCAGTCATCGACGCGCATGATGCGCAAACGGCCGGCCGTCTGCGAAAGGACGAGGGTTGA
- a CDS encoding DinB family protein: MSTPALHPRIHEVIAALEDAQRETEALLAMLTPADEARRLGDGWTVAQVLEHMAIVESGAGRVVSTIAKQVADQPEVSDEPVAPSVLRFKVADPTVRKVTAPDMVQPVQGSPVAESAEQMRTARARLIAAFVAASGRALGQAHFPHPLFGPLDGYQWGHLAAQHQLRHLVQIRTILAS, encoded by the coding sequence ATGTCGACCCCCGCACTGCATCCGCGCATTCACGAGGTGATCGCCGCGCTGGAGGACGCCCAGCGTGAAACCGAGGCACTGCTGGCCATGCTCACCCCCGCGGATGAAGCGCGACGTTTGGGTGACGGCTGGACGGTGGCACAGGTGCTCGAACACATGGCCATCGTGGAGAGCGGCGCGGGACGTGTGGTGAGTACCATCGCCAAGCAGGTGGCCGACCAGCCCGAAGTGAGCGACGAGCCGGTCGCACCGTCGGTGCTGCGCTTCAAGGTGGCCGACCCGACCGTGCGCAAGGTGACCGCCCCGGACATGGTGCAGCCGGTTCAGGGATCACCGGTGGCTGAATCGGCCGAGCAGATGCGCACGGCGCGCGCTCGACTCATTGCGGCGTTCGTCGCCGCGTCGGGACGCGCCCTCGGACAGGCGCACTTTCCGCACCCGCTGTTCGGCCCACTCGACGGCTATCAGTGGGGACACCTCGCCGCACAGCATCAGCTCCGCCATCTGGTGCAGATCCGCACCATCCTGGCCTCCTGA
- a CDS encoding glycerol-3-phosphate dehydrogenase/oxidase has protein sequence MGSSAPPSPPHRTAALAALGSEPFDLVVIGGGITGAGVAREAALAGYRTALLERDDFAAGTSSRSSRLVHGGVRYLEHGHLGLVFESSRERRLLLQLAPHLVRPLAFTWPVYEGARVPLWKVRAGLALYDALSLFRNVHPHQGLSAAEVHAQEPALTTHGLKGGARYWDAATNDTRLTLATALAAHDAGAVIVNHAAVVGGVRSGGRLAGVLVHDRLGNQQLSVQAHVVVNATGPWSDATAALTGESQGTQLLGSAGSHIAVPRNRVGNHEAVTMVSPLDGRVMFVLPAGAHTIIGTTERAARSGPDEIRATEAEITYLLQSVNGQFGDARLSRDDVISAWCGIRPLAAARAGTGNAGSASREHAVIHRADGLVSVTGGKLTTYRAMAADVLSHATRGVAATGAGLVSRRPPQDSASTPLPGGAFPHRETLLAEARATTRDAAVGEQLAQSYGAHWRRVWQYAEADALLGTRIVEQLPYVLAEVPHAVTHELACTLADVLVRRTHIAFETRDHGRAAARHIAPHMAAALQWNETTTAAALAAYDAEVTRLFAVDAV, from the coding sequence ATGGGGAGCAGCGCACCACCATCGCCACCGCACCGCACCGCGGCACTGGCCGCGCTTGGCAGTGAGCCCTTCGATCTGGTCGTGATCGGCGGCGGCATTACGGGCGCCGGCGTGGCGCGCGAGGCGGCGCTTGCCGGGTACCGCACCGCACTGCTCGAGCGTGACGATTTTGCGGCCGGCACCTCCAGTCGTTCCTCGCGGCTGGTGCACGGCGGGGTGCGCTACCTCGAGCATGGACATCTCGGGCTCGTCTTCGAGTCGAGCCGCGAACGTCGGCTGCTCCTGCAGCTCGCGCCGCATCTGGTGCGCCCGCTGGCCTTCACGTGGCCCGTCTACGAAGGGGCGCGGGTGCCGCTCTGGAAGGTGCGCGCCGGACTGGCGCTGTACGATGCCCTGTCGCTCTTTCGCAACGTGCACCCGCACCAGGGACTCTCGGCGGCCGAGGTGCATGCGCAGGAGCCTGCACTCACCACGCATGGGCTCAAGGGGGGCGCCCGGTACTGGGACGCGGCAACCAATGACACGCGCCTCACGCTGGCCACGGCCCTGGCCGCGCATGACGCCGGGGCGGTGATCGTGAACCATGCGGCCGTGGTGGGTGGCGTGCGCAGCGGCGGCCGGCTTGCCGGGGTGCTCGTGCACGATCGGCTCGGTAATCAGCAGCTGTCGGTGCAGGCGCATGTGGTGGTGAACGCCACCGGGCCATGGAGCGATGCCACCGCGGCACTCACCGGCGAGAGCCAGGGCACGCAACTGCTCGGTTCTGCGGGCTCGCACATTGCCGTGCCGCGGAACCGCGTGGGGAACCACGAGGCGGTGACGATGGTCTCGCCGCTCGACGGGCGCGTCATGTTCGTGCTGCCGGCGGGGGCGCACACCATCATTGGCACCACCGAGCGGGCCGCGCGCAGCGGCCCCGACGAGATCCGCGCCACGGAAGCCGAGATCACCTACCTGCTCCAGAGCGTCAACGGACAGTTCGGCGATGCCCGCCTGTCGCGCGACGACGTGATCAGCGCGTGGTGCGGTATTCGCCCTCTGGCCGCGGCGCGGGCCGGCACCGGGAACGCGGGATCGGCGTCACGCGAACATGCCGTGATACACCGTGCCGATGGGCTGGTCAGTGTGACCGGGGGCAAGCTCACCACCTACCGCGCCATGGCCGCCGATGTGCTGTCCCATGCCACCCGCGGGGTGGCGGCCACCGGTGCCGGCCTCGTCTCGCGTCGTCCCCCGCAGGACAGTGCCAGCACCCCACTGCCCGGCGGCGCGTTCCCGCACCGCGAAACCCTGCTGGCCGAAGCGCGCGCGACGACACGGGACGCCGCGGTGGGCGAGCAGCTGGCGCAGTCGTACGGCGCCCACTGGCGGCGGGTCTGGCAGTACGCGGAGGCCGACGCGCTGCTTGGTACGCGCATCGTGGAGCAGCTGCCGTATGTGCTGGCCGAGGTGCCGCATGCGGTGACACACGAGCTGGCGTGCACGCTTGCGGATGTCCTGGTGCGTCGCACGCACATTGCCTTCGAAACGCGCGATCACGGTCGCGCGGCGGCACGACACATTGCACCGCACATGGCCGCCGCGCTCCAGTGGAACGAAACCACCACCGCGGCAGCGCTGGCAGCGTACGACGCCGAGGTGACGCGGCTGTTCGCGGTGGATGCCGTGTAG
- the fadI gene encoding acetyl-CoA C-acyltransferase FadI gives MPTFGNGRRIAIIAGVRTPFARSGTALKDLTAIDLGRAAVGELVQRTSLDTGTVDLLVYGTVIPSVIAPNIARELALMPHFPRTVQAYTVGRACASSNQAITDAADQIALGHADVAIAGGSESLTQVPILHSRGMSDILVAASKAKSMSQRVATLARVRPSDFVPITPAIAEPSTGETMGQSADKMAKLNGISREAQDRFAVRSHELAARGLDDGRLAAEIVPLPVPPAYDSMLTTDNGVRRDSRYEQLAQLKPVFDRQYGTVTAGNASPLTDGASAVLLMSEERARSLGYTPLAFIRSYAYAAVDPGEQLLQAPVLAAPLALQRAGLSLADIDLVEMHEAFAAQVLSNLQGLASKAWAARAGLAAPVGEVNPDRLNVMGGSLSIGHPFGATGARVLTTLCNELQRRGGQFGLLTVCAAGGLGHAMIVERA, from the coding sequence ATGCCCACCTTTGGTAACGGCCGACGTATCGCCATCATCGCCGGCGTCCGCACGCCGTTTGCGCGCTCCGGCACAGCGCTCAAGGACCTCACCGCCATCGACCTCGGTCGCGCCGCCGTCGGGGAGCTGGTGCAGCGCACCAGCCTCGACACCGGCACGGTGGACCTGCTGGTGTACGGGACGGTCATCCCGTCGGTCATCGCCCCCAACATCGCGCGCGAACTCGCGCTCATGCCGCACTTTCCGCGTACCGTGCAGGCCTACACCGTGGGACGCGCCTGCGCGTCGTCCAATCAGGCCATCACCGACGCGGCCGACCAGATTGCGCTGGGGCACGCCGACGTGGCCATCGCCGGGGGAAGCGAGAGTCTCACGCAGGTCCCCATTCTGCATTCCCGCGGCATGAGCGACATCCTCGTGGCCGCCTCGAAGGCCAAGAGCATGAGCCAGCGCGTGGCCACACTCGCGCGCGTGCGACCGAGCGACTTCGTGCCCATCACGCCGGCCATCGCGGAGCCCAGCACCGGCGAGACCATGGGGCAGAGCGCCGACAAGATGGCCAAGCTGAACGGCATCAGTCGCGAGGCGCAGGATCGTTTCGCCGTGCGCTCCCATGAGCTGGCGGCGCGCGGCCTCGACGACGGCCGGCTTGCAGCCGAGATCGTCCCCCTGCCCGTGCCCCCCGCCTACGACAGCATGCTCACCACCGACAACGGGGTGCGGCGCGACAGCCGCTACGAGCAGCTGGCGCAGCTCAAGCCCGTGTTCGATCGGCAGTACGGCACCGTCACGGCAGGCAATGCCTCGCCGCTCACCGACGGCGCGAGTGCCGTGCTCCTCATGAGCGAGGAGCGAGCACGGAGTCTGGGCTACACCCCGTTGGCGTTCATTCGGTCATATGCCTACGCGGCCGTGGATCCGGGGGAGCAGCTGCTCCAGGCGCCGGTGCTGGCCGCGCCCCTCGCGCTCCAGCGCGCCGGCCTGTCGCTGGCCGACATCGATCTCGTGGAAATGCACGAAGCCTTCGCGGCGCAGGTGTTGAGCAACCTGCAGGGGCTCGCGTCGAAAGCATGGGCGGCCCGCGCCGGACTGGCCGCCCCCGTGGGCGAGGTGAACCCCGACCGGCTCAACGTCATGGGTGGCTCACTCTCCATTGGCCACCCCTTCGGGGCGACCGGCGCGCGCGTACTCACCACGCTGTGCAACGAACTGCAGCGGCGCGGCGGGCAGTTCGGCCTGTTGACCGTGTGTGCCGCCGGCGGACTCGGCCACGCGATGATCGTGGAGCGCGCGTGA
- the fadJ gene encoding fatty acid oxidation complex subunit alpha FadJ: protein MPASQSSGVEEGLVADAETGVTCTVEQGVAVICYDQPGSPVNTLNSRVAPVFDGLFRRIAEDEAIVGAVLLSGKPDSWIAGADIDELTRIDTAAEAEALSRAGQAVLDRLAAMRKPVVAAVHGAALGGGLEVALACRHRVATDHAKTVLALPEVQLGLIPGAGGTQRLPRTVGLQAALDMILTGRNIRARKAWQMGLVHELVHPAILREVAVRRVHDLAAGRPTPTRRRASGAAAVLLEDNALGRMIVFRKAREGVMAKTRGKYPAPLAAIDVIQQGYAEGMEAGLKEEARRFGELAMSPVCRQLTYLFFATTALKKDSGLPDGVEATPAAVRKVGVLGAGFMGAGIAGVAVQAGTQVRLKDASVERLATGWRAVRDVLRERLRKKQLTRTQFDDTLALVGSTTDYRGFANADLVIEAVFEDLAVKHQVLRETQEAAPRAIFASNTSTIPIRDIAEASARPEQVVGMHFFSPVHKMPLLEVIVTPRTSAATTATAVHYGRQLGKTVIVVQDGAGFYVNRILAPYLNEAGRLLDEGARIEELDAALVDFGFPVGPITLLDEVGLDIAGKSGPIMVAAYGDRMLPSDTLRRVVESGRLGRKARNGFYRYDEHGKRDGVDESVYALTPAGASRQAMGAGEMQTRCVLPLLNEAVRCLQHGIIRSARDGDIGAVFGIGFPPFLGGPFRYLDTLGLPAVVAQLDTFNARFPGRFEPAALLREMAASGRRFHP from the coding sequence ATGCCCGCATCGCAGAGCAGCGGAGTCGAGGAGGGTCTCGTGGCCGACGCGGAGACGGGGGTGACGTGCACGGTGGAGCAGGGCGTGGCCGTGATCTGCTACGACCAGCCGGGCTCGCCGGTGAACACGCTCAACTCCCGGGTGGCGCCGGTGTTCGACGGCCTCTTCCGGCGTATCGCGGAGGACGAGGCGATCGTGGGTGCCGTCCTGCTGAGCGGGAAGCCCGACAGCTGGATTGCCGGTGCCGATATCGACGAGCTCACGCGCATCGACACGGCGGCAGAGGCCGAGGCGCTCTCGCGCGCCGGTCAGGCGGTGCTCGATCGACTGGCGGCCATGCGCAAGCCGGTGGTGGCGGCGGTGCATGGCGCGGCGCTGGGCGGCGGGCTGGAAGTGGCGCTGGCGTGCCGGCATCGTGTGGCCACGGACCACGCCAAGACGGTACTTGCCCTCCCCGAGGTGCAGCTGGGGCTCATTCCCGGCGCCGGCGGAACCCAGCGCCTGCCGCGCACGGTGGGGTTGCAGGCCGCGCTCGACATGATCCTGACCGGGCGCAACATCAGGGCCCGCAAGGCGTGGCAGATGGGGTTGGTGCACGAGCTGGTGCATCCCGCCATCCTGCGCGAGGTGGCGGTGCGTCGTGTGCACGACCTCGCCGCAGGGCGCCCCACTCCGACGCGCCGTCGCGCCAGCGGCGCCGCAGCGGTGCTGCTCGAAGACAATGCGTTGGGGCGCATGATCGTCTTCCGCAAGGCGCGCGAAGGGGTGATGGCCAAGACACGGGGCAAATACCCCGCGCCGCTCGCCGCCATCGACGTGATCCAGCAGGGGTACGCGGAAGGCATGGAAGCCGGGCTGAAGGAAGAGGCGCGACGGTTCGGGGAGCTCGCCATGTCACCGGTGTGCCGACAGCTCACGTATCTCTTCTTTGCCACCACGGCGCTCAAGAAGGACAGCGGGCTGCCCGACGGCGTGGAGGCCACGCCCGCCGCGGTGCGCAAGGTGGGGGTGCTCGGGGCCGGCTTCATGGGTGCCGGCATCGCCGGCGTGGCCGTGCAGGCGGGCACGCAGGTGCGGCTCAAGGATGCGTCGGTGGAGCGATTGGCCACGGGATGGCGCGCGGTGCGCGACGTGCTGCGTGAACGGCTGCGCAAGAAGCAGCTGACCCGCACGCAGTTCGACGACACGCTGGCGCTGGTTGGCAGCACCACCGATTACCGTGGCTTTGCCAACGCCGACCTCGTGATCGAAGCGGTCTTCGAGGATCTTGCGGTGAAGCATCAGGTGCTGCGCGAAACGCAGGAGGCGGCGCCCCGTGCCATCTTCGCCTCGAACACCAGCACGATTCCCATTCGCGACATTGCCGAGGCGTCGGCGCGTCCCGAGCAGGTGGTGGGGATGCACTTCTTCTCGCCGGTGCACAAGATGCCGCTGCTCGAAGTGATCGTGACGCCACGCACGAGTGCCGCCACGACCGCCACGGCCGTGCACTACGGCCGGCAGCTGGGCAAGACGGTCATCGTGGTGCAGGATGGCGCGGGGTTCTACGTCAATCGCATCCTCGCGCCCTATCTCAACGAGGCGGGACGCCTGCTGGACGAGGGCGCGCGCATCGAGGAACTCGACGCGGCGCTGGTGGACTTCGGTTTCCCGGTCGGTCCCATCACCCTGCTCGATGAAGTGGGGCTCGACATTGCCGGCAAGTCGGGGCCGATCATGGTGGCGGCGTACGGCGATCGCATGCTCCCATCGGACACGCTGCGACGCGTCGTGGAGAGCGGTCGGCTGGGACGCAAGGCACGGAACGGCTTCTATCGGTACGACGAGCACGGCAAGCGCGACGGGGTGGACGAGAGCGTCTACGCGCTAACGCCCGCCGGTGCGTCACGGCAGGCGATGGGGGCCGGCGAGATGCAGACCCGCTGCGTCCTCCCCCTGCTCAACGAGGCGGTGCGCTGTCTGCAGCACGGCATCATCCGCAGCGCGCGTGACGGTGACATCGGCGCCGTGTTCGGCATTGGCTTTCCGCCCTTCCTTGGCGGTCCGTTCCGCTACCTCGACACACTGGGCCTCCCCGCCGTGGTGGCGCAGCTGGACACGTTCAACGCCCGCTTCCCCGGCCGCTTCGAACCGGCGGCCCTGCTCCGGGAAATGGCGGCAAGCGGGCGCCGCTTCCACCCCTGA
- a CDS encoding zinc-dependent alcohol dehydrogenase family protein: MWQAIYDTRGDAPHSRIRCVERETPTPGAGEVLLEMLAAPINPSDVLTITGQYGALPPLPAVGGNEGVARVAQLGADVQRLAVGDLVLMPVGAGSWSTHAVARADTLLPLPAGGDLLQLAMLTVNPPTASLLLSEFVTLAPGDWVVQNAANSAVGEYLIQLARARGLRTVSVVRRDAMVPVLEALGGDVVLVDGPDLPERVAAATQGAKVRVAFDAVGGTATDRLARSVAIGGTVVNYGAMSGDACKVAPGSFVFRDVTLRGFWLAFWFRRATGEQQRALYGELAQRVAEGTLAARVDRTFRLAQIQDAVAYAAAGGRNGKVLLVP, encoded by the coding sequence ATGTGGCAGGCCATCTACGATACGCGTGGTGACGCTCCGCACTCCCGGATCCGGTGTGTGGAGCGCGAGACGCCAACGCCCGGGGCCGGTGAGGTGCTGCTGGAAATGCTCGCGGCGCCCATCAACCCGTCCGATGTTCTCACCATCACCGGACAGTACGGCGCGCTGCCGCCGCTGCCGGCGGTAGGCGGCAACGAGGGTGTTGCGCGCGTCGCACAACTGGGAGCCGATGTTCAGCGGCTGGCCGTCGGTGATCTGGTCCTCATGCCGGTGGGCGCCGGGAGCTGGAGCACGCATGCCGTCGCCAGGGCCGACACGCTGCTGCCACTCCCTGCCGGCGGCGATCTGCTCCAGCTGGCCATGCTCACGGTCAACCCGCCCACCGCGTCGCTCCTGCTGTCGGAATTCGTCACCCTCGCTCCCGGCGACTGGGTCGTGCAGAACGCGGCGAACAGCGCCGTGGGCGAGTATCTCATTCAGCTGGCGCGTGCGCGCGGCCTTCGCACCGTGAGTGTGGTGCGCCGCGACGCCATGGTGCCCGTGCTGGAAGCGCTCGGTGGCGACGTTGTGCTGGTTGACGGTCCCGATCTGCCCGAGCGGGTGGCGGCTGCCACCCAGGGCGCCAAGGTGCGCGTTGCCTTCGATGCCGTGGGGGGCACCGCCACCGATCGGCTGGCGCGCTCCGTGGCCATTGGCGGCACCGTGGTGAATTACGGCGCCATGAGCGGCGACGCCTGCAAGGTGGCCCCCGGGTCGTTCGTCTTTCGCGACGTCACACTGCGCGGTTTCTGGCTGGCCTTCTGGTTCCGGCGTGCCACGGGCGAGCAGCAGCGCGCCCTGTATGGGGAGCTCGCGCAACGTGTCGCCGAGGGGACGCTGGCGGCGCGCGTCGATCGCACCTTCCGGCTGGCGCAGATCCAGGATGCCGTGGCCTATGCTGCCGCCGGCGGACGCAACGGCAAGGTGCTGCTGGTGCCCTGA
- a CDS encoding M14 family zinc carboxypeptidase — translation MSLPMPRFAFSRRAVLPGAALAVTVLAGCAAAPGTAQPAASAVALPRTRAERTDYRETSSYADVMHFLDSLRALGAPISVSELARSPMGKAVPLVVASRPVVRTPAEARRLGRPVVYVQANIHAGEVEGKEAVLALLRDWSFGARPNVLDSLVLVVVPIYNSDGNDKLAPQARNRGAQNGPEMIGERPNGAGLDLNRDYVKAEAPETVGALAAFAAWTPDVFMDLHTTNGSYHGYALTYSPSLHPAAPLAPFTADTLLPEIRRRMKAKHGFEVFPYGNFTGANGRESLAADVKSGWATYEHKQRYGTNYVGLRGAVSILSEAYSHDPFARRVASTRAFVQEILSYVAEDRPRILRRVATGVAAATFTGARRADIPIRGRFTSRPDTQPVLVERLDRVADTTQLTEPGVPRGLRRSGVITAQRMPVVDRFEAALTRTASPYGYAIEGDWPRARELLTAHGVAFRTLTAPASVTLREFVVDSVVASGRPFQGHREMSVQGRWRDTTRTLAIGTIIVAAGTPQDLVALLLLDPESDDGLLTWNVFDAALAKGAVAPVVRLAAPIR, via the coding sequence ATGTCGCTGCCCATGCCACGCTTCGCGTTCTCCCGTCGCGCCGTGCTTCCGGGTGCGGCACTCGCCGTCACCGTCCTTGCTGGCTGTGCCGCGGCCCCGGGCACGGCGCAACCCGCCGCGTCCGCAGTCGCGCTGCCGCGCACCCGCGCCGAACGCACCGACTATCGCGAAACGTCGTCGTACGCCGACGTTATGCATTTCCTCGATTCGCTGCGCGCGCTGGGCGCCCCCATCAGCGTCAGCGAGCTGGCGCGCTCCCCCATGGGCAAGGCGGTGCCCCTCGTGGTGGCCTCGCGCCCGGTCGTGCGCACGCCGGCCGAGGCGCGGCGGCTGGGACGGCCGGTGGTGTACGTGCAGGCCAACATTCACGCCGGCGAGGTGGAGGGAAAGGAGGCCGTGCTGGCGCTGCTGCGCGACTGGTCCTTCGGGGCCCGCCCCAACGTGCTCGATTCGCTGGTGCTGGTGGTGGTTCCCATCTACAACAGCGACGGCAACGACAAGCTCGCGCCACAGGCTCGCAACCGCGGGGCGCAGAACGGCCCGGAGATGATCGGCGAACGACCGAACGGCGCCGGACTCGATCTCAATCGTGATTACGTGAAGGCCGAAGCCCCTGAGACGGTGGGGGCACTCGCGGCGTTCGCTGCCTGGACACCCGACGTGTTCATGGATCTGCACACGACCAACGGCAGCTACCATGGCTACGCGCTCACCTACTCGCCGTCGCTGCATCCGGCGGCGCCGCTGGCGCCCTTCACCGCCGACACGCTGCTTCCGGAGATCCGTCGCCGCATGAAGGCGAAGCACGGCTTCGAGGTGTTTCCCTACGGCAACTTCACCGGGGCCAACGGGCGCGAGAGCCTCGCCGCCGACGTCAAGTCGGGGTGGGCCACCTACGAGCACAAGCAGCGGTACGGCACCAACTACGTGGGATTGCGTGGCGCCGTGAGCATCCTCAGCGAAGCCTACTCGCACGATCCATTCGCGCGCCGCGTGGCGAGCACGCGGGCGTTCGTGCAGGAGATCCTGAGCTACGTGGCGGAAGACCGGCCGCGCATCCTGCGCCGGGTGGCAACCGGTGTGGCGGCGGCCACCTTCACCGGCGCCCGGCGCGCCGACATTCCCATTCGTGGCCGCTTTACGAGCCGGCCCGATACCCAACCCGTGCTGGTCGAGCGCCTCGACCGCGTGGCCGACACGACCCAGCTCACCGAGCCAGGGGTGCCGCGCGGCCTCCGGCGGTCGGGGGTGATCACGGCGCAGCGCATGCCGGTGGTCGACCGTTTTGAGGCCGCGCTCACCCGTACCGCCTCGCCGTATGGCTACGCCATTGAGGGCGACTGGCCGCGCGCGCGCGAACTGCTCACGGCGCACGGCGTGGCCTTCCGCACCCTCACCGCCCCGGCCTCCGTGACGCTGCGGGAGTTCGTCGTCGACTCGGTGGTGGCCAGCGGACGCCCCTTCCAGGGACACCGGGAAATGTCCGTGCAGGGCCGGTGGCGTGACACCACCCGCACGCTCGCCATCGGCACCATCATTGTGGCGGCCGGGACGCCGCAGGATCTGGTGGCACTGCTGCTGCTCGACCCGGAGAGCGACGACGGTCTGCTCACGTGGAACGTCTTCGATGCCGCGCTCGCCAAGGGCGCGGTGGCGCCGGTTGTGCGCCTGGCCGCGCCCATCCGCTAG